The DNA sequence TCGTTGCAGGCGCGCGCCCACTCGATGCCGACCTTGAGGTCGCCGCGGTGGTGTGCCATGGCCGAGGCCCGGGGCGAGAAGATCGTCATGTCCGCGCCGCGCTCGCGCAGCAGGCGGAGCTGGTTCTTCTCGATCGTCTCCCGGATCTCGTCGTCGGAGATCGACGGGTACGGCGGGGCCGGCTTGCCCGCGAGCCACGCCTCGAGCTGGCTCTCACGCCATTCCGTGTGCGCCGCCGGAGCGGTGGTGTAGTGACCGTGACAGTCGATGATCATATGTCTGGCCTCGGCCCTTCCGTCGGTCTATCTGGGGGAATCCGTGCTTGCCCGGGGTGGACTCCCCCATTGATTCGTACTGTGCCAGGTGGAACTTCCGATTCGTCACTGATCTTCTAGTGAGCGGAAGGTCCCGGCACCCATTTAGTTGACAATCATGTTGGCAACCTTAGCGACCACGCCATTCGCCCAGCTCAGGAGGGGTTCGGGAAGATCGCCGACCCGGACGCGCCGCGAGCCCTTTCCGCGACATGGAATCACGGATCGATAACGACGGCGCAAGCTTCATCCTGCCTGGCTACCATCCATCAAGTTTTTGCCGGTAGCACGGGCGATGCGGCGCCGCTCGGTGAGGCGGCGGGCCTTCGCCTGGCTGCCGCAGTCCTCCATCGCGCACCAGCGGCGGGACCGGTTGCGGCTGTGGTCGAGGAAGAGCCAGCCGCAGCCGCCCTCCTCGACCGGGCAGGCGCGCAGCCGGCCGATGTCGGCGCCGCGCAGGAAGTCGACGCAGGCGTGCGCGAGCCGGTCCGGGACGAGCAGCGCGGGCGTGCCGTCGACGGCGAGGCGGACCGCGCTCGGCCCGGCCGCGTCGAGCACGAGCCGGGACCGCCCGGCCGCCGCGGTCCACCGCAGCACCAGCCGCTCGAGCGCGGGCACCACGGCCGCGGCGTCCCCGGCGCCGCCGCCGGACGCGCCCTCGCCCCCGGCGGCGAGGCCGAGGCGCCGCGCGAGCACCGTGTAGGCCGCCTCGCGGATGTCCACGGCGGCGGCGAGCGCCTGCGCGGCCGCGTCCGGGGCGGCGGCCCACGCGGCGGCCACCCGGTCCGCCTCGGCCGCGTCGACCAGGCCGATGCGGCGCGCCCAGGCGAGCAGGTCGCCGGGCGTCGGCAGGTAGTCGATGTGCTCGCCGCCCTCCGGCCGCCGCGGCGCGACCGTGTTGACCAGGTTCAACGCGGTATGCCCGCCTATGACCCGAAATACCCTATTGCCGAGATCTCCCATACCTGAGACGCTACCAGTGTGGAACACTTAGCTGGTAGCAATCGGATGGATGACCTCGTGTCCCCGCGGCGGGCGGCCGCCGCGCTCGTCGCGCTCGCGGTCGGGGCGTTCTGCCTCGTCACCGCCGAGCTCCTGCCGATCGGGCTGCTCACGCTGATCGCCGCCGACCTCGGCCGCTCGGAGTCCGAGGCCGGCCTGCTCGTCACCGGCTACGCCGTGGTGGTCGTGGTGGCCTCGGTGCCGCTGACCCGGCTGACGTACCGGCTGCCGCGCCGGGCGCTGCTCGGCGGCACGCTCGGCGTGTTCGTCGCGGGCACGCTGCTGTCCGCGGTCGCCACGGGCTACGCCGTACTGCTGTCGGCGCGGCTGCTCACCGCGCTCGCCCACGCGCTGTTCTGGTCGATCGCCGGCCCGACCGTGGCCGGCCTGTTCCCGGCCGAGGTGCGGGGGCGGGCGGTGTCCCAGATGGCGATCGGGTCCGCGCTCGCCCCGGTGATCGGCGTTCCCGCCGCGGTCTGGCTCGGCCAGCAGGCCACCTGGCGCGTGCCGTTCGCGGTGGTCGCCGCCGTCGGGCTGGTCACCGGCATCGCCATGGTCGCCGCCCTGCCCGGCCGGGCCCACCGGGGTACCGGGACGCTGCAGGGCAGCACCCCCGACGCCCGGCGCTACGTCCTCCTCCTCGTCACCACGATGATCGCCGTGACCGGCTCCCTCGCCGCCCTCACCTACGTGACACCGTACCTGCTGCGGGTGAGCGGCTTCCCCGAGGCGGCCCTCGGCCCGGTGCTGCTCGTCAACGGCATCGCCGGGGTGGTCGCCACGTTCGCGATCAGCGCCGTGGTGGACCGCCGCCCCTGGCTGTCCCTGGTCGCGCCGCTCGCCGTGGGCGCGGCCGGCTGGCTCGCGCTGTACGCCTTCGGCGCGGTACGGCCGCTCGCCGTGGTGGCGCTCGCGGTCGCCGCGCTCGGCTTCAACGCGCTCCCGCCCGCGCTCGGCAGCCGGGTGGTGCGCATCGCCCCCGGCAGCGTGGACATCGCCTCCGCGGGCTGCAGCGCCGTGTTCAACGTCGGCATCGCGAGCGGCTCGTTCCTCGGCGGGCTGCTGCTGTCCGGGGTCGGCGTGCACGTGCTGCCGCTGTTCGCCGCCGCGCTCACCGCGGTCGCCCTCGCCGTGATGCTCGCCGAGCCGCGCCTGGCCCGCCGTACCGGTCCGGCGATGTCGCCCACCT is a window from the Thermopolyspora flexuosa genome containing:
- a CDS encoding CGNR zinc finger domain-containing protein, translated to MNLVNTVAPRRPEGGEHIDYLPTPGDLLAWARRIGLVDAAEADRVAAAWAAAPDAAAQALAAAVDIREAAYTVLARRLGLAAGGEGASGGGAGDAAAVVPALERLVLRWTAAAGRSRLVLDAAGPSAVRLAVDGTPALLVPDRLAHACVDFLRGADIGRLRACPVEEGGCGWLFLDHSRNRSRRWCAMEDCGSQAKARRLTERRRIARATGKNLMDGSQAG
- a CDS encoding MFS transporter; translation: MDDLVSPRRAAAALVALAVGAFCLVTAELLPIGLLTLIAADLGRSESEAGLLVTGYAVVVVVASVPLTRLTYRLPRRALLGGTLGVFVAGTLLSAVATGYAVLLSARLLTALAHALFWSIAGPTVAGLFPAEVRGRAVSQMAIGSALAPVIGVPAAVWLGQQATWRVPFAVVAAVGLVTGIAMVAALPGRAHRGTGTLQGSTPDARRYVLLLVTTMIAVTGSLAALTYVTPYLLRVSGFPEAALGPVLLVNGIAGVVATFAISAVVDRRPWLSLVAPLAVGAAGWLALYAFGAVRPLAVVALAVAALGFNALPPALGSRVVRIAPGSVDIASAGCSAVFNVGIASGSFLGGLLLSGVGVHVLPLFAAALTAVALAVMLAEPRLARRTGPAMSPTCEAAPAYRTD